Proteins encoded together in one Labeo rohita strain BAU-BD-2019 chromosome 21, IGBB_LRoh.1.0, whole genome shotgun sequence window:
- the trpc2b gene encoding transient receptor potential cation channel subfamily C member 2b: protein MMENLTPEQWREIVNKKFRFPPELLGAIREGNVNMVSSLLKTGDGIIRQLDDSEDRLWREALNLSIRLGNEDTMDNLLQGVKFDFRQIHEALLVAVDTNQPRVVKRLLDRLDLEKGNKMDVRSFSMAIFDHSIDDSQFAPGVTPLTLACQKDLYDIVTMLNQKGHEIPWPHKISCVCLECRNGRQYDLLKFSLSRINTYRGIASRAYLSITAEDAMLSAFRLSRDLRKLSKKEPEFKPQYLALEQLCQEFAVELLGMCRNQSEVTTILNSLGDKDEDSEDELDQQAFEEGIPNLARLRLAVNYNQKQFVAHPICQQVLSSIWCGNLSGWRGSRTAWKLLVSFGIFLTMPILSLIYWIAPKSKLGKTLRIPVIKFLLHSASYMWFLITLLGESIAMEVYRDSFASREQTILHNSFHMVWVVGFFWFECKEIWIEGLKSYFLDWWNCLDVMVLSMYLASFALRVVIMLKVHFLCQLPDKEEECVYFTETMRNEWHQEDPQFIAEVLFAVTSMLSFTRLAYILPAHESLGTLQISIGKMIDDMMRFMFILVIIGTAFLCGVNNIYVPYMISPNLGRLNETFSFLFWTMFGMADQTYVDMPEFVLAEFVGRILYGIYTLVIVIVLLNMLIAMITNSFQKIEDDADVEWKFARSKLYLSYFREGLTMPVPFNIIPSPKAVFYLLRGIVRRICCCCFNCNSAPDYPPLASMKDDMGAGENRIPYRQQVIRALVQRYIESARREFEETKRKDVGNRITELSKVIGQLHTEMKHIQMNLFDHSDNPKGNPSGGSSFLGKYILGAKNNFRGFNSNERSTVPLHEPILHEEPAEKTVEENDEETADVQESPPADTEPDRKSNEEQSSEGEIDNAVEDMNETEGGEEEGDVETGNDDVTEISMDEEKEEEAEKNTDAENTSETVIDIESNTDAESEASGNREDEMIAEEVNDNTDEATGETDQNEAETEENGEVEESSGTTEDINEDIVDVISENTGEGIKIDLNKANLVSFLAKRIEEKLERNFSFIANQASSPTGSDDSQDTGFGSQEFDLSTSGP from the exons ATGATGGAAAACCTAACG CCAGAACAATGGCGCGAGATTGTGAACAAGAAGTTTCGCTTCCCTCCGGAGCTCCTCGGGGCCATCCGAGAGGGCAACGTGAACATGGTCTCTTCGCTGCTGAAGACAGGTGACGGCATCATCCGCCAGCTGGACGACTCCGAGGACAGGCTATGGCGAGAAGCGCTGAACTTGTCCATCCGACTGGGCAACGAGGACACCATGGACAACCTTCTCCAAGGAGTCAAGTTTGATTTCCGGCAGATTCACGAAGCTCTTCTGGTGGCCGTGGACACCAACCAGCCTCGTGTGGTCAAACGCCTCCTGGATCGGCTTGATCTAGAGAAAGGAAACAAGATGGATGTGCGCTCTTTCTCAATGGCCATTTTTGACCACTCCATTGATGATTCCCAATTTGCTCCTGGAGTGACACCATTGACACTGGCCTGTCAGAAGGATTTATATGACATTGTGACAATGCTCAATCAGAAAGGTCATGAAATTCCTTGGCCGCATAAAATCTCATGCGTGTGTCTGGAGTGCAGAAACGGTCGTCAGTACGATTTGCTCAAGTTCTCTTTGTCTCGTATCAATACCTACCGAGGAATTGCCAGCCGTGCTTACCTATCCATCACCGCAGAAGATGCCATGCTCAGTGCCTTTCGACTCAGCCGGGATCTCCGCAAGCTGTCTAAAAAGGAACCTGAATTTAAG CCTCAGTATCTTGCCCTGGAGCAGTTGTGCCAGGAGTTTGCCGTGGAGCTGCTTGGAATGTGCCGGAACCAAAGTGAGGTCACCACCATCCTGAACAGCCTTGGGGATAAGGATGAGGACAGCGAGGACGAACTGGACCAGCAGGCATTTGAGGAGGGCATCCCAAACCTGGCTCGCTTAAGGCTTGCCGTCAACTATAATCAAAAACAA TTTGTAGCCCACCCGATCTGCCAGCAGGTGCTCTCTTCTATCTGGTGTGGGAACCTTTCAGGCTGGAGGGGCAGCAGAACGGCCTGGAAGCTCCTGGTGTCTTTTGGGATCTTCCTGACCATGCCTATCCTTTCCCTCATCTACTGGATTGCACCGAAGTCAAAG TTGGGAAAGACCCTAAGGATCCCAGTTATCAAATTCCTTCTCCATTCAGCTTCATATATGTGGTTCCTGATCACGCTTCTGGGAGAATCCATTGCCATGGAGGTGTATCGAGACAGCTTTGCCTCTCGTGAGCAGACCATCCTGCACAACTCCTTCCACATGGTCTGGGTAGTTG GGTTTTTCTGGTTTGAGTGTAAGGAAATTTGGATCGAGGGCTTGAAGAGCTATTTTCTAGACTGGTGGAACTGTCTGGATGTGATGGTTCTTAGCATGTATCTGGCTTCATTCGCCCTGAGAGTGGTCATCATGCTCAAGGTCCACTTCCTCTGCCAGTTGCCTGACAAAGAGGAGGAGTGTGTCTACTTCACCGAGACCA TGCGTAATGAGTGGCATCAGGAGGATCCCCAGTTCATCGCCGAGGTGCTGTTTGCGGTGACCAGCATGCTGAGTTTCACTCGCCTGGCCTACATCCTACCAGCACACGAGTCTCTTGGTACCCTGCAGATCTCCATTGGAAAGATGATTGACGACATGATGAG ATTCATGTTCATTTTGGTGATCATTGGAACTGCCTTCCTGTGTGGCGTCAACAATATCTATGTCCCATATATGATTTCCCCTAATCTTGGAAg GTTAAATGAAACATTCAGCTTCCTCTTCTGGACTATGTTTGGTATGGCTGACCAAACGTATGTGGACATGCCTGAGTTTGTTTTGGCTGAGTTTGTTGGCAGAATCCTTTACGGTATCTACACCCTGGTCATTGTCATTGTACTCCTAAACATGCTCATTGCTATGATCACCAACTCTTTTCAGAAGATTGAG GATGATGCTGATGTAGAGTGGAAATTTGCCCGTTCAAAGCTCTACCTGAGTTACTTCAGAGAAGGACTGACTATGCCTGTCCCCTTCAACATCATCCCCTCTCCAAAGGCCGTTTTCTATCTTTTGAG agGAATTGTCAGACGaatctgctgctgctgcttcaaCTGTAACTCTGCTCCAGACTACCCTCCGCTTGCATCTATG AAGGATGACATGGGTGCAGGGGAGAACCGCATTCCCTACAGACAGCAGGTCATCCGCGCTCTGGTTCAGCGCTACATTGAGTCTGCCAGGAGAGAGTTTGAAGAGACAAAACGCAAAG ACGTTGGGAACAGGATTACAGAGCTGAGCAAAGTGATCGGCCAGCTACACACTGAAatgaaacacattcaaatgAACCTGTTTGACCACTCAGACAACCCCAAAGGAAACCCGTCAGGAGGATCTTCTTTCCTGGGAAAGTACATCCTTGGAGCCAAAAACAACTTTAGGGGCTTCAACAGCAATGAGAGAAGCACTGTTCCATTACATGAGCCTATACTCCATGAAGAACCAGCGGAGAAGACTGTGGAAGAGAATGATGAAGAGACTGCAGACGTGCAGGAGTCACCGCCCGCTGATACAGAGCCAGACAGGAAGTCAAATGAAGAGCAAAGTAGTGAGGGAGAAATAGATAATGCTGTGGAAGACATGAATGAGACTGAGGGGGGAGAAGAAGAGGGGGACGTGGAGACAGGAAATGATGATGTCACTGAGATTAGCATGGATgaagagaaggaggaggaggctGAAAAGAATACAGATGCAGAGAATACAAGCGAGACAGTTATAGATATAGAGTCCAACACAGATGCTGAAAGTGAAGCTAGTGGGAACAGAGAAGATGAGATGATAGCGGAGGAAGTGAATGATAATACAGATGAGGCGACAGGAGAAACAGATCAAAATGAAGCAGAAACTGAGGAAAATGGAGAGGTT